One window of the Pan troglodytes isolate AG18354 chromosome 12, NHGRI_mPanTro3-v2.0_pri, whole genome shotgun sequence genome contains the following:
- the RRM2 gene encoding ribonucleoside-diphosphate reductase subunit M2 isoform X4 yields MGRVGGMAQPMGRAEAPKPMGRSGSARRGRFKGCWSEGSPVHPAPAVLSWPLALLRCAATMLSLRVPLAPITDPQQLQLSPLKGLSLVDKENTPPALSGTRVLASKTARRIFQEPAEPKSKAAAPGVEDEPLLRENPRRFVIFPIEYHDIWQMYKKAEASFWTAEEVDLSKDIQHWESLKPEERYFISHVLAFFAASDGIVNENLVERFSQEVQITEARCFYGFQIAMENIHSEMYSLLIDTYIKDPKEREFLFNAIETMPCVKKKADWALRWIGDKEATYGERVVAFAAVEGIFFSGSFASIFWLKKRGLMPGLTFSNELISRDEGLHCDFACLMFKHLVHKPSEERVREIIINAVRIEQEFLTEALPVKLIGMNCTLMKQYIEFVADRLMLELGFSKVLGDREVQSRWSPGPRGDSTPVRETETNHPPSVRG; encoded by the exons ATGGGAAGGGTCGGAGGCATGGCACAGCCAATGGGAAGGGCCGAGGCACCAAAGCCAATGGGAAGGTCCGGGAGCGCGCGGCGCGGGAGATTTAAAGGCTGCTGGAGTGAGGGGTCGCCCGTGCACCCAGCCCCAGCCGTCCTGTCCTGGCCGCTCGCTCTGCTTCGCTGCGCCGCCACTATGCTCTCCCTCCGTGTCCCGCTCGCGCCCATCACGGACCCGCAGCAGCTGCAGCTCTCGCCGCTGAAGGGGCTCAGCTTGGTCGACAAGGAGAACACG CCGCCGGCCCTGAGCGGGACCCGCGTCCTGGCCAGCAAGACCGCGAGGAGGATCTTCCAGGAGCCCGCGGAGCCG AAAAGTAAAGCAGCTGCCCCCGGCGTGGAGGATGAGCCGCTGCTGAGAGAAAACCCCCGCCGCTTTGTCATCTTCCCCATCGAGTACCATGATATCTGGCAGATGTATAAGAAGGCAGAGGCTTCCTTCTGGACCGCCGAGGAG GTGGACCTCTCCAAGGACATTCAGCACTGGGAATCCCTGAAGCCCGAGGAGAGATATTTTATATCCCATGTTCTGGCTTTCTTTGCAGCAAGCGATGGCATAGTAAATGAAAACTTG GTGGAGCGATTTAGCCAAGAAGTTCAGATTACAGAAGCCCGCTGTTTCTATGGCTTCCAAATTGCCATGGAAAACATACATTCTGAAATGTATAGTCTTCTTATTGACACTTACATAAAAGATCCCAAAGAAAG GGAATTTCTCTTCAATGCCATTGAAACGATGCCTTGTGTCAAGAAGAAGGCAGACTGGGCCTTGCGCTGGATTGGGGACAAAGAGGCTACCTATG GTGAACGTGTTGTAGCCTTTGCTGCAGTGGAAGGCATTTTCTTTTCCGGTTCTTTTGCGTCGATATTCTGGCTCAAGAAACGAGGACTGATGCCTGGCCTCACATTTTCTAATGAACTTATTAGCAGAGATGAG GGTTTACACTGTGATTTTGCTTGCCTGATGTTCAAACACCTGGTACACAAACCATCGGAGGAGAGAGTAAGAGAAATAATTATCAATGCTGTTCGGATAGAACAG GAGTTCCTCACTGAGGCCTTGCCTGTGAAGCTCATTGGGATGAATTGCACTCTAATGAAGCAATACATTGAGTTTGTGGCAGACAGACTTATGCTGGAACTGGGTTTTAGCAAG GTGCTGGGAGACCGTGAAGTGCAAAGCAGATGGAGTCCAGGCCCTCGGGGAGACAGCACGCCAGTGAGGGAGACGGAGACCAATCACCCACCCAGTGTGCG GGGATGA
- the RRM2 gene encoding ribonucleoside-diphosphate reductase subunit M2 isoform X2, translated as MGRVGGMAQPMGRAEAPKPMGRSGSARRGRFKGCWSEGSPVHPAPAVLSWPLALLRCAATMLSLRVPLAPITDPQQLQLSPLKGLSLVDKENTPPALSGTRVLASKTARRIFQEPAEPKSKAAAPGVEDEPLLRENPRRFVIFPIEYHDIWQMYKKAEASFWTAEEVDLSKDIQHWESLKPEERYFISHVLAFFAASDGIVNENLVERFSQEVQITEARCFYGFQIAMENIHSEMYSLLIDTYIKDPKEREFLFNAIETMPCVKKKADWALRWIGDKEATYGERVVAFAAVEGIFFSGSFASIFWLKKRGLMPGLTFSNELISRDEGLHCDFACLMFKHLVHKPSEERVREIIINAVRIEQEFLTEALPVKLIGMNCTLMKQYIEFVADRLMLELGFSKVLGDREVQSRWSPGPRGDSTPVRETETNHPPSVRDGVLHVGQAGLELLSVRVEERRKKHEKWLNSPRQVYFGE; from the exons ATGGGAAGGGTCGGAGGCATGGCACAGCCAATGGGAAGGGCCGAGGCACCAAAGCCAATGGGAAGGTCCGGGAGCGCGCGGCGCGGGAGATTTAAAGGCTGCTGGAGTGAGGGGTCGCCCGTGCACCCAGCCCCAGCCGTCCTGTCCTGGCCGCTCGCTCTGCTTCGCTGCGCCGCCACTATGCTCTCCCTCCGTGTCCCGCTCGCGCCCATCACGGACCCGCAGCAGCTGCAGCTCTCGCCGCTGAAGGGGCTCAGCTTGGTCGACAAGGAGAACACG CCGCCGGCCCTGAGCGGGACCCGCGTCCTGGCCAGCAAGACCGCGAGGAGGATCTTCCAGGAGCCCGCGGAGCCG AAAAGTAAAGCAGCTGCCCCCGGCGTGGAGGATGAGCCGCTGCTGAGAGAAAACCCCCGCCGCTTTGTCATCTTCCCCATCGAGTACCATGATATCTGGCAGATGTATAAGAAGGCAGAGGCTTCCTTCTGGACCGCCGAGGAG GTGGACCTCTCCAAGGACATTCAGCACTGGGAATCCCTGAAGCCCGAGGAGAGATATTTTATATCCCATGTTCTGGCTTTCTTTGCAGCAAGCGATGGCATAGTAAATGAAAACTTG GTGGAGCGATTTAGCCAAGAAGTTCAGATTACAGAAGCCCGCTGTTTCTATGGCTTCCAAATTGCCATGGAAAACATACATTCTGAAATGTATAGTCTTCTTATTGACACTTACATAAAAGATCCCAAAGAAAG GGAATTTCTCTTCAATGCCATTGAAACGATGCCTTGTGTCAAGAAGAAGGCAGACTGGGCCTTGCGCTGGATTGGGGACAAAGAGGCTACCTATG GTGAACGTGTTGTAGCCTTTGCTGCAGTGGAAGGCATTTTCTTTTCCGGTTCTTTTGCGTCGATATTCTGGCTCAAGAAACGAGGACTGATGCCTGGCCTCACATTTTCTAATGAACTTATTAGCAGAGATGAG GGTTTACACTGTGATTTTGCTTGCCTGATGTTCAAACACCTGGTACACAAACCATCGGAGGAGAGAGTAAGAGAAATAATTATCAATGCTGTTCGGATAGAACAG GAGTTCCTCACTGAGGCCTTGCCTGTGAAGCTCATTGGGATGAATTGCACTCTAATGAAGCAATACATTGAGTTTGTGGCAGACAGACTTATGCTGGAACTGGGTTTTAGCAAG GTGCTGGGAGACCGTGAAGTGCAAAGCAGATGGAGTCCAGGCCCTCGGGGAGACAGCACGCCAGTGAGGGAGACGGAGACCAATCACCCACCCAGTGTGCG
- the RRM2 gene encoding ribonucleoside-diphosphate reductase subunit M2 isoform X3 — protein sequence MGRVGGMAQPMGRAEAPKPMGRSGSARRGRFKGCWSEGSPVHPAPAVLSWPLALLRCAATMLSLRVPLAPITDPQQLQLSPLKGLSLVDKENTPPALSGTRVLASKTARRIFQEPAEPKSKAAAPGVEDEPLLRENPRRFVIFPIEYHDIWQMYKKAEASFWTAEEVDLSKDIQHWESLKPEERYFISHVLAFFAASDGIVNENLVERFSQEVQITEARCFYGFQIAMENIHSEMYSLLIDTYIKDPKEREFLFNAIETMPCVKKKADWALRWIGDKEATYGERVVAFAAVEGIFFSGSFASIFWLKKRGLMPGLTFSNELISRDEGLHCDFACLMFKHLVHKPSEERVREIIINAVRIEQEFLTEALPVKLIGMNCTLMKQYIEFVADRLMLELGFSKVFRVENPFDFMENISLEGKTNFFEKRVGEYQRMGVMSSPTENSFTLDADF from the exons ATGGGAAGGGTCGGAGGCATGGCACAGCCAATGGGAAGGGCCGAGGCACCAAAGCCAATGGGAAGGTCCGGGAGCGCGCGGCGCGGGAGATTTAAAGGCTGCTGGAGTGAGGGGTCGCCCGTGCACCCAGCCCCAGCCGTCCTGTCCTGGCCGCTCGCTCTGCTTCGCTGCGCCGCCACTATGCTCTCCCTCCGTGTCCCGCTCGCGCCCATCACGGACCCGCAGCAGCTGCAGCTCTCGCCGCTGAAGGGGCTCAGCTTGGTCGACAAGGAGAACACG CCGCCGGCCCTGAGCGGGACCCGCGTCCTGGCCAGCAAGACCGCGAGGAGGATCTTCCAGGAGCCCGCGGAGCCG AAAAGTAAAGCAGCTGCCCCCGGCGTGGAGGATGAGCCGCTGCTGAGAGAAAACCCCCGCCGCTTTGTCATCTTCCCCATCGAGTACCATGATATCTGGCAGATGTATAAGAAGGCAGAGGCTTCCTTCTGGACCGCCGAGGAG GTGGACCTCTCCAAGGACATTCAGCACTGGGAATCCCTGAAGCCCGAGGAGAGATATTTTATATCCCATGTTCTGGCTTTCTTTGCAGCAAGCGATGGCATAGTAAATGAAAACTTG GTGGAGCGATTTAGCCAAGAAGTTCAGATTACAGAAGCCCGCTGTTTCTATGGCTTCCAAATTGCCATGGAAAACATACATTCTGAAATGTATAGTCTTCTTATTGACACTTACATAAAAGATCCCAAAGAAAG GGAATTTCTCTTCAATGCCATTGAAACGATGCCTTGTGTCAAGAAGAAGGCAGACTGGGCCTTGCGCTGGATTGGGGACAAAGAGGCTACCTATG GTGAACGTGTTGTAGCCTTTGCTGCAGTGGAAGGCATTTTCTTTTCCGGTTCTTTTGCGTCGATATTCTGGCTCAAGAAACGAGGACTGATGCCTGGCCTCACATTTTCTAATGAACTTATTAGCAGAGATGAG GGTTTACACTGTGATTTTGCTTGCCTGATGTTCAAACACCTGGTACACAAACCATCGGAGGAGAGAGTAAGAGAAATAATTATCAATGCTGTTCGGATAGAACAG GAGTTCCTCACTGAGGCCTTGCCTGTGAAGCTCATTGGGATGAATTGCACTCTAATGAAGCAATACATTGAGTTTGTGGCAGACAGACTTATGCTGGAACTGGGTTTTAGCAAG GTTTTCAGAGTAGAGAACCCATTTGACTTTATGGAGAATATTTCACTGGAAGGAAAGACTAACTTCTTTGAGAAGAGAGTAGGCGAGTATCAGAGGATGGGAGTGATGTCAAGTCCAACAGAGAATTCTTTTACCTTGGATGCTGACTTCTAA